From Desulfuromonas soudanensis, the proteins below share one genomic window:
- the tagF gene encoding type VI secretion system-associated protein TagF → MFGLFSKAIKHQPRAVAGDQLGCFGKMPIHSEFIRHNVKSREAVALDAWIQEGIGFIIRKHGSSWPETYRTFPGCHFVMVGGEEERTVIGTLIPSQDRSGRHYPFILFTVAEDPIFRRMQAVPPAVYDEFFLKAQELCEERWKNEGVPLLVSRVEGLYRRQGELSRRLLLEQQIEILKNVELGLLWRTALPDLAPENRQMLFATLVQTLRTVTRRTPLRTSWGVRLPLPGEGNPRPFVIFWMQLIESILEDRNLRAHYFWRASSCAAPASLTVFFRPIPGSYLLHLIDPALNDGSIFDVVAEMSRGEGKENLDLRRLLADDRVSLLDVLYRLGRREVAG, encoded by the coding sequence ATGTTCGGACTCTTCTCCAAAGCTATCAAGCATCAGCCCCGTGCGGTTGCCGGCGATCAGCTCGGTTGTTTCGGCAAGATGCCGATCCACTCCGAGTTCATCCGTCACAACGTCAAGAGTCGCGAGGCCGTGGCCCTCGACGCCTGGATTCAGGAGGGAATCGGCTTCATCATCCGCAAGCATGGCAGCAGCTGGCCTGAAACCTATCGGACCTTCCCCGGATGCCATTTTGTTATGGTCGGCGGCGAGGAGGAGCGGACGGTGATCGGTACGCTGATCCCCAGCCAGGATCGCAGCGGACGCCATTATCCCTTTATCCTCTTCACCGTCGCCGAGGACCCGATTTTCCGCCGGATGCAGGCCGTCCCCCCGGCGGTCTACGACGAGTTTTTTCTTAAGGCGCAGGAACTCTGTGAAGAAAGGTGGAAAAACGAGGGTGTGCCGCTCCTGGTCAGCCGGGTCGAAGGGTTGTACCGCCGTCAGGGAGAACTTTCCCGCCGCCTTCTTCTCGAGCAGCAGATCGAAATCCTCAAGAATGTCGAACTCGGTCTCCTCTGGCGCACGGCGCTGCCGGATCTTGCGCCGGAGAACCGCCAGATGTTGTTTGCCACCCTCGTTCAGACACTGCGAACCGTCACGAGGCGGACGCCGCTGCGCACCAGTTGGGGGGTGCGCCTGCCCCTGCCGGGGGAGGGGAACCCGCGCCCCTTCGTGATTTTTTGGATGCAGCTCATCGAGTCGATCCTCGAGGACCGCAACCTGCGCGCACATTACTTTTGGCGCGCCTCCTCCTGCGCGGCACCGGCCTCCCTGACGGTCTTCTTCCGCCCCATTCCCGGCTCCTATCTTCTGCACCTTATCGATCCTGCCCTAAACGATGGTTCGATATTCGACGTGGTGGCCGAAATGAGCCGGGGAGAGGGGAAGGAGAACCTCGACCTGCGGCGCCTTCTGGCCGATGACCGGGTCAGCCTCCTCGATGTCCTCTACCGGCTCGGTCGTCGGGAGGTAGCTGGGTGA
- the tssA gene encoding type VI secretion system protein TssA, which translates to MSGAWLAAVATPLPKSPCGEDPRYHDDFSAIRQEMEKLQGNDYGRVLERGRHLLATHSKDLRVAGYLMLASTHLAGIAGVQEAASAYRLILEGFWADCHPLKAGARNAALTWLNNPRFDGALQEAATLAGADELRALEETVAGINQAIRTAGGDEAPLWSAPNHWLPGKLREKTGKAQSVAVPLSGEQMAELLCALSPSTQTMPAAGSITSDREMIASTKAIREFLLQKKAYLHALSFSRTLRWGGLTLPPHEQGKTRIPPLRQTGWNELQQAGERGEGEGAFLLCENLFLEPGGQFSLDLQLAACEAAGRFGREDLAAGIADQTRSLVRRLPEILALSFEDGRPFASLETREWLDTRLAGGEEPCRGKEEGWDALLESALAEARRLSPKKKLAEGLACLKAVAVGNEKERLTLRLTMARLCLEGGRPDLALPVLDDLTKRVEEESLHLWDSSLALGIWKISLEAGRLLAPKVTGEEAETLRNKMADLRSLICRADPEAAARLV; encoded by the coding sequence GTGAGCGGCGCCTGGCTCGCCGCGGTGGCAACCCCCCTGCCCAAAAGCCCCTGCGGGGAAGATCCTCGTTACCACGACGATTTTTCCGCGATCCGGCAGGAGATGGAAAAACTTCAGGGAAACGACTACGGCCGGGTGCTGGAGAGGGGGCGCCATCTTCTCGCCACCCACAGCAAGGACCTGCGGGTGGCTGGATACCTGATGCTGGCTTCGACTCACCTTGCCGGGATCGCCGGAGTGCAGGAGGCGGCTTCGGCTTATCGCCTGATCCTTGAAGGGTTCTGGGCCGACTGCCACCCCCTCAAGGCCGGCGCGCGCAACGCAGCCCTGACCTGGCTTAACAACCCCCGCTTCGACGGGGCCCTGCAGGAGGCCGCCACCCTTGCCGGCGCCGACGAACTGCGCGCCCTTGAGGAAACCGTCGCCGGGATCAATCAGGCAATCCGCACCGCCGGAGGTGATGAAGCGCCTCTCTGGAGCGCCCCCAATCATTGGCTCCCCGGGAAACTGCGGGAGAAGACAGGGAAGGCGCAATCCGTCGCCGTTCCCCTTTCCGGGGAACAGATGGCCGAGCTTCTGTGCGCTCTCTCTCCGTCAACTCAGACGATGCCTGCGGCGGGGAGCATTACCTCGGACCGGGAGATGATCGCCTCCACCAAAGCGATTCGCGAATTTTTGCTGCAAAAAAAGGCTTATCTGCATGCGCTCAGTTTCAGTCGGACCCTGCGCTGGGGGGGGCTGACCCTCCCCCCTCATGAACAGGGGAAGACGCGGATCCCCCCCCTGCGTCAGACCGGATGGAATGAGCTGCAGCAGGCCGGAGAGCGAGGCGAAGGTGAAGGCGCCTTCCTTCTCTGTGAAAACCTCTTTCTCGAACCGGGAGGTCAATTCAGCCTTGACCTGCAGCTGGCAGCCTGCGAGGCGGCGGGGCGGTTCGGCCGGGAGGACCTGGCGGCGGGAATCGCCGACCAGACTCGGAGCCTTGTGCGACGTCTTCCCGAGATTCTCGCCCTGAGTTTCGAAGACGGCCGTCCCTTTGCTTCTCTCGAGACCAGGGAGTGGCTCGACACCCGCCTCGCCGGGGGAGAAGAGCCGTGTCGCGGGAAGGAGGAGGGGTGGGACGCCCTTCTGGAGTCGGCCCTGGCCGAGGCCCGCAGGCTGTCTCCGAAGAAGAAGCTTGCCGAGGGGCTCGCCTGCCTCAAGGCGGTGGCCGTTGGCAACGAGAAGGAGCGGTTAACGCTGCGTCTGACCATGGCTCGCCTCTGCCTCGAAGGGGGGCGTCCCGACCTGGCCCTCCCGGTCCTCGACGACCTGACGAAAAGGGTGGAGGAAGAATCTCTCCATCTCTGGGATTCGTCCCTGGCCCTCGGAATCTGGAAGATCTCGCTCGAGGCCGGGCGTCTCCTCGCCCCCAAGGTGACAGGAGAGGAGGCCGAGACGCTGCGGAACAAAATGGCCGATCTGCGGAGCCTGATCTGCCGGGCCGATCCTGAAGCGGCGGCCCGTCTGGTTTGA
- the tssM gene encoding type VI secretion system membrane subunit TssM, giving the protein MKRILNFLRGYLLGRSGSTVVGLFLLLSLVWWGGPSVGLRSGALRLTVMAALVGVAGAIWLLRLWKVRRSAARFRMELQGEGGSAPERQLEIAELREKMNAAISALKSSGLGVGYRGNAALYALPWFMIIGPAAAGKTTLLRNSGLHFPYAHGDDADIKGFGGTRNCDWWFSDEAVILDTAGRYTTEDDDREEWVAFLDLLRRHRSRVPVNGVMVALSLAELLTCDGAGIEWHVKVIRDRLDELINHLGCNFPIYLVVTKCDLLHGFTSFFEDLSEHDRSQIWGAWLLDEGENQDLAASFEKRLQQLQGRLSELRLRRLSMQRKLELKHAIFDFPNQFQVATDKLQEFFNLLVKENPYQETPRFCGVYLTSGTQEGTPIQRIVGNLRQAFGYVEDASLDDPGTTKSYFIKKLFQEAIFPNSGGIVRNRRREVLNRWFKSAWVATGLAVIVGSVLLLSASLASNTLLAGKGSDFVRVMTEEVVSGDRNQERSFSSILSVYRHYRKLCGYEERLPLHLLLGIYQGEKQLEPTLTALLDSLDLVFFKPSVTSLEYRLENFARQWDGSDDKGQEKIREPYYQALKTYLMLSMPERLSPEFAAPVLAETWCELIFRGGAESEFQEEERQDMEEMILLYLAHLKRPMDDPLAVRPWKRRKEIVARSREQLRTPPNAERLYVQILNKGKLSLKDRKFEEFIKGHGYGVLHSDHVQPGVYTARGWTDFVQPEIKKVVTVASRGDWVIGYYRDGEGPASGNPAEVATGVTVADSPEGAEPDEGAVNAKLAMRLEREIRQQYFRDYADAWFSLLESVRYPSFTSVADASKKMLVVAQSDGPIGELMRVISNNVNLEDPPESGVGAPLENLAQGAGGFQARRSVPELEETLRDLRKFADPAEKMTVSLLINQYLLAISSVQNEMERLGASVDVQREANLYAAKILTGSGGDLELYKSWVSTSSMLNGIEPRTRKLASGVLIGAIRSAWGAVLSEADQDLQLQWKNSVVSPYERKLQGKFPFASKGSDAALADVADFFRPQDGIFWSFVRTNLAPFVSEGRGEWRQKTWLDLGPGFSKELMTSLSRSNVITAGLFRRGSDEPNLQFYLYPMPSRGLSETMIESNGQSYRYRNEPQEWRKFLWPGNGEGLGAKIQGVSGRSAARGELNYEGIWGLFHLLQKGKITAESGNQYLGVWELTGSDGAPLTVQFKIKADRENNVFDRKVLSGYALPVSLF; this is encoded by the coding sequence ATGAAACGGATCCTGAATTTCCTCCGGGGGTATCTTCTTGGCCGTTCCGGAAGTACCGTCGTCGGCCTTTTCCTTCTCCTTTCCCTGGTGTGGTGGGGCGGACCCTCTGTCGGTCTTAGGAGCGGCGCCCTTCGCCTGACGGTAATGGCGGCTCTCGTCGGGGTCGCCGGGGCGATCTGGCTGTTGCGTCTGTGGAAGGTACGGCGCAGCGCCGCCCGATTCCGGATGGAGTTGCAGGGGGAGGGGGGTAGCGCCCCGGAGCGCCAGCTGGAGATCGCCGAGCTTAGGGAGAAGATGAATGCCGCCATTTCGGCCCTCAAGTCGTCGGGACTCGGAGTCGGTTATCGGGGGAACGCGGCCCTCTACGCCTTGCCCTGGTTCATGATCATCGGCCCAGCCGCCGCCGGCAAGACGACCCTTTTGCGAAATTCGGGGCTGCACTTTCCCTATGCCCATGGCGACGACGCCGACATCAAGGGGTTCGGCGGCACCCGCAACTGCGACTGGTGGTTTTCCGACGAGGCGGTGATTCTCGATACGGCCGGTCGCTACACCACCGAAGATGACGACCGTGAGGAGTGGGTGGCCTTCCTTGACCTCCTCCGCCGCCACCGCAGCCGGGTGCCGGTCAACGGGGTGATGGTGGCCTTGAGTCTCGCCGAGCTCCTGACCTGCGACGGCGCCGGAATCGAATGGCATGTCAAGGTAATCCGCGACCGTCTCGACGAGCTGATCAACCATCTCGGCTGCAACTTCCCCATCTACCTGGTGGTGACCAAGTGCGATCTCCTCCACGGCTTCACTTCCTTCTTCGAGGATCTCAGCGAGCATGACCGCAGTCAGATCTGGGGGGCCTGGCTCCTTGACGAGGGGGAAAATCAGGATCTGGCCGCCAGCTTCGAAAAGCGGTTGCAGCAGTTGCAGGGGCGGCTGAGCGAACTGCGGTTGCGCAGGCTATCCATGCAGCGAAAGTTAGAACTTAAACATGCGATTTTCGACTTTCCCAACCAGTTTCAGGTCGCAACGGACAAGCTTCAGGAATTTTTCAACCTCCTGGTCAAGGAAAATCCCTACCAGGAAACCCCGCGCTTCTGCGGCGTCTATCTCACCAGCGGCACCCAGGAGGGGACACCGATCCAGCGCATCGTCGGCAATCTCCGTCAGGCCTTCGGCTATGTGGAGGATGCCTCCCTCGACGATCCGGGGACGACGAAGAGCTATTTCATCAAGAAACTCTTCCAGGAGGCGATATTCCCCAATTCCGGCGGGATCGTCCGCAACCGCCGCCGGGAGGTCCTCAACCGCTGGTTCAAGAGCGCCTGGGTGGCCACGGGACTGGCGGTCATCGTCGGCAGCGTCCTCCTTCTCAGCGCCTCGCTGGCCAGCAACACCCTCCTGGCAGGCAAGGGGAGCGATTTTGTCCGGGTGATGACCGAGGAGGTCGTCTCCGGCGACCGCAACCAGGAGCGAAGCTTCAGCTCCATCCTCAGCGTCTATCGCCATTATCGCAAACTGTGCGGTTATGAAGAGCGCCTCCCCCTTCATCTCCTGCTGGGGATCTACCAGGGGGAAAAACAGCTCGAACCGACCCTCACGGCCCTCCTCGATTCCCTCGACCTGGTCTTTTTCAAGCCGTCGGTGACCTCTCTCGAATACCGGCTGGAGAACTTCGCCCGCCAGTGGGACGGTTCCGACGACAAGGGGCAGGAGAAGATTCGCGAACCCTACTATCAGGCGCTCAAGACTTATCTGATGCTGTCGATGCCGGAGCGGCTTTCGCCCGAGTTCGCCGCGCCGGTGCTTGCGGAAACCTGGTGCGAACTGATTTTCCGGGGGGGAGCGGAATCCGAGTTCCAGGAAGAGGAGCGCCAGGATATGGAGGAGATGATTCTTCTTTATCTTGCCCATCTCAAGCGTCCCATGGACGATCCTCTGGCGGTTCGCCCCTGGAAGCGGCGAAAGGAAATCGTTGCCAGGTCCCGGGAACAGCTGCGGACCCCCCCCAACGCCGAGCGCCTCTATGTGCAGATCCTCAACAAGGGGAAGCTCTCCCTCAAGGACCGCAAATTCGAAGAATTCATCAAAGGGCACGGTTACGGCGTCCTCCACAGCGACCATGTGCAGCCAGGCGTCTATACCGCCCGGGGGTGGACGGATTTTGTCCAGCCGGAGATCAAGAAGGTGGTGACGGTGGCCAGTCGCGGCGACTGGGTGATCGGCTATTACCGCGACGGCGAGGGTCCCGCTTCAGGGAACCCAGCCGAGGTGGCGACCGGGGTGACCGTCGCCGATTCGCCGGAGGGGGCCGAGCCCGACGAGGGGGCTGTCAATGCCAAGCTGGCGATGCGCCTGGAGAGGGAAATTCGCCAGCAGTATTTTCGGGACTATGCCGACGCCTGGTTCTCGCTTCTGGAGTCGGTGCGGTACCCTTCCTTCACCTCCGTGGCCGACGCTTCCAAAAAGATGCTGGTCGTCGCTCAGAGCGACGGGCCGATTGGCGAACTGATGCGGGTTATCTCCAACAACGTCAACCTCGAGGATCCCCCGGAATCCGGTGTCGGAGCGCCCCTGGAAAACCTCGCCCAGGGAGCCGGAGGCTTTCAAGCCCGCCGCAGCGTACCGGAGCTCGAAGAAACCCTGCGCGACCTGCGCAAGTTCGCCGATCCGGCGGAAAAGATGACCGTCAGCCTCCTTATTAATCAGTACCTTCTCGCCATTTCCTCGGTGCAGAACGAGATGGAGCGACTGGGGGCTTCGGTCGACGTGCAGCGGGAGGCCAACCTCTATGCGGCGAAGATCCTCACCGGCTCCGGCGGGGATCTCGAGCTCTACAAGAGCTGGGTTTCGACCTCCAGCATGCTCAACGGCATCGAGCCGCGAACCCGTAAACTTGCCTCGGGCGTTTTGATCGGGGCGATTCGCAGCGCCTGGGGGGCCGTCCTCAGCGAAGCCGATCAGGACCTGCAGCTGCAGTGGAAGAATTCGGTGGTCAGTCCCTACGAGCGCAAGCTGCAGGGAAAATTCCCCTTTGCCAGCAAGGGGTCCGATGCGGCCCTGGCCGACGTCGCTGATTTCTTCCGACCCCAGGACGGAATTTTCTGGTCCTTTGTCCGCACCAATCTCGCCCCCTTTGTCAGCGAAGGGCGGGGGGAATGGCGGCAGAAGACCTGGCTCGATCTGGGACCGGGCTTCAGCAAGGAGCTGATGACCTCCCTGTCCCGCTCAAATGTCATCACTGCCGGTCTCTTTCGCCGCGGCAGCGACGAGCCGAATCTGCAGTTCTACCTCTATCCCATGCCGAGCCGGGGCCTCAGTGAAACGATGATCGAGAGCAACGGTCAATCCTACCGCTACCGCAACGAACCTCAGGAGTGGCGCAAATTCCTCTGGCCCGGCAACGGGGAAGGGCTCGGGGCGAAGATCCAGGGGGTGAGCGGACGGAGTGCGGCGCGGGGCGAGCTGAACTACGAGGGGATCTGGGGACTCTTCCATCTGTTGCAGAAGGGGAAAATCACCGCCGAGAGCGGCAACCAGTACCTCGGCGTTTGGGAACTCACCGGCAGCGACGGCGCCCCGCTCACGGTGCAGTTCAAGATCAAGGCGGACCGGGAGAACAACGTTTTTGACCGTAAGGTTCTCTCCGGGTATGCCCTCCCCGTATCCCTTTTCTGA
- the tssK gene encoding type VI secretion system baseplate subunit TssK: MAVQGLKKVVWSEGIFLGPQHFQQWEEYGEACRQLQGRALNPLAWGVLSLLVDEKGLESGRFRVQECTAIFPGGQLVCHDGAVDAPLQVDLGGRGGETLEVFLALPANGHVEGINGYPRPGRLSAWSADYLQVADAYDPQRKREVLVACANLQLLAGDQSREGFSFLKIAEVVNEGDGSFRLLGEYIPPLVRIGASPSLRGMVGRLVEITSARLRALSERMRQGNGGPAEFAQREPTNLFLLQALNVASPLLAHYQANPDLHPEGLYRTLCALVGTLCSFSPVLDVGVIPTYQHEAPSAVFPPLERALGNLMNVAGPSRPTALKLVRETEALLCVAGFEEKTLRECTFFLEVLVDAADPSWVADFARQVKVSSRGTIEMVVASALPGVRMTHTQRPPARLATKSGFEYFRLEPRGDFWGRIVEEATLALFLPQHFISGTIELVTIQE; the protein is encoded by the coding sequence ATGGCTGTGCAGGGATTGAAGAAGGTCGTCTGGTCCGAAGGAATTTTTCTCGGCCCGCAACATTTTCAGCAGTGGGAAGAGTACGGCGAGGCCTGCCGGCAGTTGCAGGGGAGGGCGCTTAACCCTCTGGCCTGGGGGGTGCTGTCGTTGCTGGTGGACGAAAAGGGGCTCGAGAGCGGTCGCTTCCGGGTTCAGGAGTGTACGGCGATCTTCCCGGGCGGACAACTGGTCTGCCACGACGGCGCCGTCGATGCCCCCCTGCAGGTCGATCTCGGCGGCCGTGGCGGGGAGACCCTCGAGGTCTTCCTCGCCCTCCCCGCCAATGGCCACGTCGAGGGGATCAACGGCTATCCGCGGCCGGGACGGCTGAGTGCCTGGAGCGCCGATTACCTTCAGGTCGCCGATGCCTACGACCCCCAGCGAAAGCGGGAGGTCCTCGTTGCCTGTGCCAATCTCCAGCTTCTTGCCGGCGACCAGTCGCGGGAGGGCTTTTCCTTCCTGAAGATCGCCGAAGTCGTCAACGAGGGGGATGGCTCCTTCCGTCTCCTCGGAGAATACATCCCCCCCCTGGTGCGGATCGGCGCCTCTCCTTCCCTGCGGGGAATGGTCGGGCGCCTGGTGGAAATCACTTCCGCCCGTCTGCGCGCTCTAAGCGAGCGGATGCGCCAGGGGAACGGCGGTCCGGCGGAATTTGCCCAGCGCGAGCCGACAAATCTTTTCCTGCTGCAGGCCCTCAATGTCGCCAGCCCCCTCCTCGCCCACTACCAGGCCAACCCCGACTTGCACCCCGAGGGACTCTACCGGACCCTCTGCGCCCTGGTCGGAACCCTCTGCTCCTTCTCCCCGGTTCTCGATGTCGGCGTCATCCCGACCTATCAGCACGAGGCCCCCTCGGCGGTCTTTCCGCCCCTTGAGCGGGCGCTGGGAAACCTGATGAATGTGGCGGGTCCCTCACGCCCTACCGCCTTGAAGCTCGTCAGAGAGACCGAGGCGCTCCTCTGCGTGGCGGGGTTCGAGGAGAAAACCCTGCGGGAGTGCACCTTCTTCCTCGAAGTGCTGGTCGACGCCGCCGACCCTTCCTGGGTCGCCGACTTTGCCCGGCAGGTCAAGGTTTCCTCCCGGGGAACGATCGAAATGGTCGTTGCCTCGGCCCTCCCCGGGGTGCGGATGACCCACACCCAGCGTCCGCCGGCCCGGCTTGCCACCAAAAGCGGCTTTGAATACTTCCGCCTTGAGCCCAGGGGAGATTTCTGGGGGCGGATCGTCGAGGAGGCGACCCTCGCTCTCTTTTTGCCGCAGCACTTTATCTCCGGCACGATCGAACTCGTGACCATTCAGGAATAA
- the icmH gene encoding type IVB secretion system protein IcmH/DotU yields MEERKSTGNTLLQCGATVLSLVAPFRRSDRGIAVESDFREKVLAGFDEMERLAFESRIAAGILRDAKYALAAFVDEAVLSSSWPGRLAWMSKPLQLEMFGDHLAGEGFYDKLNLLRQGGEGHVDLLELYYICLQLGFEGIYKIRGLEHLTALQVDLRSQIENYRGVVDPRLSPAGVPKVGMMARVRREIPCWVIGVSTVSVVFFTYLGYSLVVTNLMNESVSTITQSREAILRFVEKSPAAAVEREVRP; encoded by the coding sequence ATGGAAGAGCGTAAGTCCACGGGGAACACCCTTCTGCAATGCGGCGCGACGGTCCTGTCGCTGGTTGCCCCCTTCCGGCGCAGCGACCGCGGTATCGCCGTCGAAAGCGACTTTCGCGAAAAGGTCCTCGCCGGTTTCGACGAGATGGAGCGGCTGGCCTTTGAGTCCCGGATCGCTGCCGGAATCCTTCGCGACGCCAAATATGCCCTGGCCGCCTTTGTCGACGAGGCGGTCCTCAGTTCGAGCTGGCCCGGGCGTCTGGCCTGGATGAGCAAGCCGCTGCAACTGGAAATGTTCGGCGACCACCTCGCCGGGGAAGGGTTCTACGACAAGCTCAACCTTCTCCGCCAGGGCGGGGAGGGGCATGTCGATCTCCTCGAACTTTATTACATCTGTCTTCAGCTCGGTTTCGAAGGGATCTACAAAATCCGCGGTCTCGAACATCTCACGGCGCTCCAGGTCGACCTGCGCAGCCAGATCGAGAACTACCGGGGGGTCGTCGATCCACGCCTCTCCCCGGCGGGGGTGCCCAAGGTCGGCATGATGGCTCGGGTACGGAGGGAAATCCCCTGTTGGGTGATCGGGGTCTCCACGGTATCGGTGGTCTTTTTCACCTATCTTGGTTATTCGCTGGTCGTCACCAACCTGATGAACGAAAGCGTCTCCACAATCACCCAGAGTCGCGAGGCGATCCTGCGCTTTGTCGAAAAGAGTCCGGCCGCCGCCGTCGAGAGGGAAGTGCGCCCATGA
- a CDS encoding type VI secretion system-associated FHA domain protein gives MNSGDQTEFVVEERKGNTVCLRREAEKAAPVSGTVAVLMQGLARLIEGQRCFAEEFGLAYGRVFCEEFEDFKGNTPDEVFRLWADGGEEGILRLTRVFDDLVYHQLALVAALDGVARETVAELSPRRVAEQAPGWLGLKPFVWRSYRLLHRKLEHNPNLRHARLVLPGFVKGYVRCREEWKKQTAQQQEKGGAL, from the coding sequence ATGAACAGTGGTGATCAAACGGAATTTGTCGTCGAGGAGAGGAAGGGGAACACCGTCTGCCTCCGGCGCGAAGCAGAAAAGGCGGCACCGGTTTCCGGGACCGTTGCCGTCCTGATGCAGGGTCTGGCCCGGCTCATCGAAGGACAGCGCTGCTTCGCCGAAGAATTCGGGCTGGCCTACGGCCGTGTTTTTTGCGAGGAATTCGAGGATTTCAAAGGGAATACGCCGGATGAAGTCTTCAGGCTCTGGGCGGATGGGGGCGAGGAAGGGATCCTTCGTTTGACCCGGGTGTTTGACGACCTGGTGTATCACCAACTGGCCCTTGTTGCCGCTCTCGATGGCGTCGCCCGGGAGACGGTGGCCGAACTCAGTCCCCGCCGGGTGGCCGAGCAGGCGCCTGGGTGGCTGGGGTTGAAGCCCTTTGTCTGGCGCAGCTACCGACTTCTGCACAGGAAGCTGGAGCACAACCCCAATCTGCGCCACGCCCGTCTGGTCCTCCCAGGGTTCGTGAAGGGATATGTTCGGTGCCGGGAAGAATGGAAAAAGCAAACAGCCCAGCAACAGGAAAAGGGAGGTGCTCTATGA
- a CDS encoding PilZ domain-containing protein: MAGDKRNIRRHRKRLQVKFGVEEAGRFGFTEDLSDTGIFIKSAVVQNPNSVLKLELTSPGGEIIYLVGRVMWARKVPPNLLQRLKGGMGVRILNITSGENTYRSLLSELKERL; this comes from the coding sequence ATGGCAGGTGACAAGCGCAATATCCGGCGGCACCGCAAGCGCCTGCAGGTCAAGTTCGGAGTGGAGGAGGCCGGACGCTTCGGCTTCACCGAGGATCTTTCCGATACCGGCATCTTCATCAAGTCCGCGGTGGTGCAAAACCCCAACTCGGTGCTCAAGCTGGAGCTGACCTCTCCCGGTGGCGAGATCATTTACCTGGTCGGGCGGGTGATGTGGGCAAGGAAGGTTCCACCCAACCTGCTTCAACGGCTCAAAGGGGGGATGGGAGTGCGCATTCTGAACATTACCAGTGGGGAAAACACCTATCGCTCCCTGCTCAGCGAACTGAAAGAGCGCCTTTAG
- the tssJ gene encoding type VI secretion system lipoprotein TssJ, which translates to MNWKPLVRLSVILLLFSLAAGCSGPRVKVAMSATANLNLNEFDEPLPVVIRFYQLSDNKAFEKAAFEELWKKDLVTLGDALLTKEEVVINPGTQERLIYPRHDQAKYVGVMAIFRRPGGEGWRSVKTVASGFISRQFSNSVTVSLKGNSVEIVD; encoded by the coding sequence ATGAACTGGAAGCCTTTGGTCAGACTGTCGGTGATTCTTCTCCTTTTCTCCCTGGCCGCCGGCTGTTCGGGTCCCCGGGTCAAGGTGGCGATGTCGGCGACGGCCAACCTCAATCTCAACGAATTTGACGAACCCCTTCCCGTGGTGATCCGTTTCTATCAGCTTTCGGACAACAAGGCCTTCGAGAAGGCGGCCTTCGAGGAGTTGTGGAAAAAGGATCTGGTGACCCTGGGCGACGCGCTCCTGACCAAGGAGGAGGTGGTTATCAATCCGGGGACCCAGGAAAGATTGATCTATCCCCGCCATGACCAAGCCAAATATGTCGGAGTGATGGCGATCTTCCGCCGGCCCGGCGGCGAAGGCTGGCGTTCGGTGAAGACCGTCGCCTCGGGTTTTATCTCCCGTCAGTTTTCCAACTCGGTGACCGTAAGTCTCAAGGGAAATTCGGTCGAGATCGTCGACTGA